A window from Flavobacterium sp. 83 encodes these proteins:
- a CDS encoding META domain-containing protein, which produces MRKLILSLTILCMVFISCNTIKTSNAKTASLDGTWELNYIAGPRISFGGLYPNKKPNIIFDLKENRVLGNASCNRYSGKLNVDGNNISFKDPIAMTKMMCMDIQGESVYMSSLQKIDSYSISDDGKTLNFIMGDTTMMRFDKK; this is translated from the coding sequence ATGAGAAAATTAATTTTATCGCTAACTATTTTATGCATGGTATTTATTTCCTGCAATACAATTAAAACTTCAAATGCTAAAACAGCTTCGCTTGATGGAACTTGGGAATTGAATTACATTGCGGGGCCAAGAATTTCATTTGGAGGATTATATCCAAACAAAAAACCAAACATCATTTTTGATTTAAAAGAAAATCGAGTTTTGGGTAATGCTAGTTGTAATAGATACAGTGGAAAATTAAATGTTGATGGAAATAATATCAGTTTCAAAGATCCAATTGCAATGACTAAAATGATGTGTATGGATATTCAAGGTGAATCCGTTTACATGTCAAGTCTGCAAAAAATTGATTCTTATTCAATTTCCGATGATGGGAAAACCTTGAATTTTATTATGGGAGATACTACCATGATGCGTTTCGATAAAAAATAA
- a CDS encoding DUF4251 domain-containing protein: MKTKNIFLVLLFSTVVSISFAQEKTRKQLREDRKLEKKRQTEILMNSKEFVFVARNASPHGFRNVDLTSNTNYLKFQPDFIKSEMPFFGTAYNGAAYGGDGGLNFEGKPQQYTFKKEKKAYQIKAVVKGQNDLYTIFISIFFDGSASLSINSNNRSTISYSGEISPIEKKEIK; the protein is encoded by the coding sequence ATGAAAACGAAAAATATATTTTTAGTCTTGTTATTTTCAACTGTTGTTAGTATTAGTTTTGCTCAGGAAAAAACTAGAAAACAGTTAAGAGAAGATCGTAAACTGGAAAAAAAAAGACAGACTGAAATCTTAATGAATTCTAAAGAATTTGTTTTTGTAGCAAGGAATGCTTCGCCTCACGGATTTAGGAATGTAGATTTAACTTCCAATACCAATTATTTAAAATTCCAACCGGATTTTATCAAAAGTGAAATGCCTTTTTTTGGCACAGCCTATAACGGTGCTGCGTATGGAGGTGATGGCGGATTAAATTTTGAAGGAAAACCACAACAATATACTTTTAAAAAAGAAAAGAAAGCATATCAAATAAAAGCGGTAGTTAAAGGACAAAATGATTTATATACAATATTTATATCCATTTTTTTTGACGGTAGCGCTTCGCTATCGATAAATTCAAATAATCGCAGTACCATTTCCTATAGTGGAGAAATAAGTCCAATAGAAAAAAAGGAGATTAAATAA
- a CDS encoding acyl-CoA dehydrogenase family protein encodes MADTIEKNVTRGGQFLVKETKCEDVFTPEDFSEEQLMMRDSVKEFVDKEIWPNKNRFESKDYAFTEESMRKAGELGLLGVAVPEAYGGLGMGFVSTMLVCDYISGATGSFSTAFGAHTGIGTMPITLYGTEEQKMKYVPKLASGEWFGAYCLTEPGAGSDANSGKTKAILSDDGTHYKITGQKMWISNAGFCSLFIVFARIGDDKNITGFILENTNDNGISMGEEEHKLGIRASSTRQVFFNETKIPVENMLSERGNGFKIAMNALNVGRIKLAAACLDAQRRVISGSVKYANERIQFNTAISQFGAIRYKLAEMATSCYAGESASYRAAKDIEDRIMSREAEGSSHQEAELKGVEEYAIECSILKVAVSEDVQNCADEGIQIFGGMGFSEDTPMESAWRDARIARIYEGTNEINRMLSVGMLIKKAMKGHVDLLGPASKVQEELMGIPSFETPDYSELFAEEKEMIGKLKKAFLMVAGGAVQKYGPDLDAHQQLLMAASDILIEIYMAESTILRTEKLAKKEGEAKVQEQIAMAKLYLYKAVDIVTQKGKESIISFAEGDEQRMMLMGLRRFTKYTNMPNIVGLREIITTKLVAENEYCF; translated from the coding sequence ATGGCAGATACAATTGAAAAAAACGTAACCCGTGGCGGTCAATTTTTGGTTAAAGAAACAAAGTGCGAAGATGTTTTTACTCCTGAAGATTTCTCAGAAGAGCAATTAATGATGCGTGACTCTGTAAAAGAATTTGTAGACAAAGAAATTTGGCCAAATAAAAATCGTTTTGAAAGCAAAGATTATGCTTTTACTGAAGAAAGTATGCGTAAGGCTGGTGAGTTAGGGCTTTTAGGAGTTGCTGTTCCTGAAGCTTATGGAGGGTTAGGAATGGGGTTTGTATCCACTATGTTAGTTTGTGATTATATTTCAGGAGCTACAGGATCATTTTCTACTGCTTTTGGAGCACATACCGGAATTGGTACCATGCCAATTACCTTATATGGAACAGAAGAACAAAAAATGAAATACGTTCCTAAATTAGCTTCTGGTGAATGGTTTGGAGCCTATTGCTTGACAGAACCAGGTGCAGGATCTGATGCCAATTCCGGGAAAACAAAAGCTATTTTATCAGATGATGGAACACATTATAAAATCACAGGACAAAAAATGTGGATTTCGAATGCTGGATTTTGTTCTTTGTTTATCGTTTTTGCCCGTATTGGAGATGACAAAAACATCACTGGGTTTATCCTTGAAAATACAAATGATAACGGAATTTCAATGGGTGAAGAAGAGCACAAATTAGGAATCCGTGCTTCCTCTACTCGTCAAGTTTTCTTCAATGAAACTAAAATTCCGGTTGAAAATATGCTTTCTGAAAGAGGGAATGGTTTCAAAATTGCTATGAATGCTTTGAACGTGGGGCGTATTAAATTAGCAGCAGCTTGTTTAGATGCACAAAGAAGAGTGATTTCTGGCTCTGTAAAATATGCTAATGAAAGAATCCAGTTCAACACCGCTATTTCTCAATTTGGTGCTATTCGTTATAAATTGGCCGAAATGGCTACTAGCTGCTATGCTGGAGAAAGCGCTTCTTACCGTGCTGCAAAAGATATTGAAGATAGAATTATGTCGCGTGAAGCTGAAGGATCATCGCATCAGGAAGCAGAATTAAAAGGGGTTGAGGAATATGCTATTGAATGTTCTATCCTAAAAGTAGCCGTTTCTGAAGATGTACAAAACTGTGCCGACGAAGGTATTCAAATCTTCGGCGGAATGGGATTCTCAGAAGATACTCCAATGGAAAGCGCATGGCGAGATGCTAGAATTGCCCGTATTTACGAAGGAACTAACGAAATCAACAGAATGCTTTCTGTAGGTATGTTGATCAAAAAAGCCATGAAAGGACATGTTGATTTACTTGGACCAGCTTCAAAAGTACAGGAAGAGTTAATGGGCATTCCATCATTTGAAACTCCTGATTATTCTGAATTATTTGCTGAGGAAAAAGAAATGATTGGCAAATTGAAAAAGGCATTCTTAATGGTAGCCGGTGGAGCTGTTCAAAAATATGGTCCGGATTTAGATGCACACCAACAGTTATTAATGGCCGCTTCAGACATCTTAATCGAAATCTATATGGCAGAAAGTACGATCCTTAGAACTGAAAAATTAGCGAAAAAAGAAGGTGAAGCTAAAGTGCAAGAGCAAATTGCCATGGCAAAATTATACTTATACAAAGCGGTAGATATCGTTACTCAAAAAGGGAAAGAAAGCATAATCTCTTTTGCTGAAGGCGATGAACAACGCATGATGCTAATGGGATTACGCCGTTTTACAAAATACACTAACATGCCTAATATTGTTGGCTTAAGAGAAATAATTACTACTAAATTAGTAGCAGAAAACGAGTATTGTTTCTAA
- a CDS encoding acetyl-CoA C-acyltransferase, with product MKTAYIVKAYRTAVGKAPKGVFRFKRPDELAAETIQFMMNELPDFDKKRIDDVMVGNAMPEAEQGLNVGRLISLMGLKIEDVPGVTVNRYCASGLETIGMATAKIQSGMADCIIAGGAESMSFIPMGGYKPTPDYAVAKAGNEDYYWGMGLTAEAVAQQFNVSRADQDEFAYNSHMKALKAQAEGKFDKQIVPITVEQTFINENGKKETKSYIVNKDEGPRAGTSVEALAGLRPVFEANGSVTAGNSSQMSDGAAFVLIMSEEMVKELNLTPIARLVNFASAGVEPRIMGIGPVKAIPKALKQAGLTLNDIDLIELNEAFASQALAVTRELNLNPDIINVNGGAIALGHPLGCTGAKLSVQLFDEMKRRGSKYGIVSMCVGTGQGSAGIYELL from the coding sequence ATGAAAACAGCCTATATAGTTAAAGCATACAGAACAGCCGTGGGGAAAGCTCCAAAAGGCGTGTTCAGATTTAAACGTCCTGATGAATTGGCAGCAGAAACGATTCAGTTTATGATGAATGAGTTGCCTGATTTCGACAAGAAACGTATTGACGACGTGATGGTAGGAAATGCAATGCCCGAAGCGGAACAAGGATTAAACGTGGGACGATTAATCTCTTTAATGGGATTGAAAATCGAAGACGTTCCGGGTGTAACTGTTAACCGTTATTGCGCGTCAGGATTAGAAACAATTGGTATGGCTACAGCCAAAATCCAGTCTGGAATGGCGGATTGTATCATTGCAGGTGGAGCCGAAAGCATGAGTTTTATTCCAATGGGAGGTTACAAGCCTACTCCTGATTATGCTGTTGCAAAAGCTGGAAACGAAGATTACTATTGGGGAATGGGACTAACTGCGGAAGCGGTTGCCCAACAATTCAATGTATCTCGTGCGGACCAAGATGAGTTTGCTTATAACTCACACATGAAAGCCCTAAAAGCGCAAGCCGAAGGTAAATTTGACAAACAAATTGTTCCTATTACTGTGGAACAAACGTTTATCAACGAAAATGGTAAAAAAGAAACTAAATCGTATATCGTAAATAAAGATGAAGGTCCTAGAGCAGGAACGTCTGTAGAAGCTTTGGCAGGTTTAAGACCCGTTTTTGAAGCGAACGGAAGTGTAACTGCAGGAAACTCTTCTCAAATGAGTGATGGAGCAGCATTTGTTCTAATCATGAGCGAAGAAATGGTAAAAGAATTGAACCTTACTCCTATTGCCCGTTTGGTAAACTTCGCATCAGCTGGAGTAGAACCAAGAATCATGGGAATTGGACCGGTAAAAGCGATTCCAAAAGCATTGAAACAAGCGGGATTAACCTTAAACGATATTGATTTAATTGAGTTGAACGAAGCTTTTGCATCACAAGCATTAGCCGTAACAAGAGAACTAAACCTAAATCCAGATATTATTAATGTAAATGGTGGAGCGATTGCATTAGGTCACCCACTGGGTTGTACCGGAGCAAAATTGTCTGTTCAATTATTTGACGAGATGAAACGCAGAGGAAGCAAATACGGAATAGTTTCTATGTGCGTAGGAACCGGTCAAGGTTCAGCAGGGATTTACGAACTTTTATAG
- a CDS encoding 3-hydroxyacyl-CoA dehydrogenase/enoyl-CoA hydratase family protein, with protein MKRIIKKVAVIGSGIMGSGIACHFANIGVEVLLLDIVPKELTEAETKKGLTLENKIVRNRLVNEHLTNSLKSKPSPIYNQKFASRITTGNTTDDMAKIAAVDWIIEVVVERLDIKKMVFEQIEKFRKPGTLVTSNTSGIPIHFMSEGRSDDFQKHFCGTHFFNPARYLKLFEIIPGPQTSTEVLDFLTIYGEKFLGKTSVVAKDTPAFIGNRVGIYGIQSLFHLVKELGLTIEEVDKLTGPVIGRPKSATFRTVDVVGLDTLVHVANGIYENCPNDEQHELFKLPDFVNKMMENKWLGSKTGQGFYKKVDKDILSLDLDTLEYRPAKRASFATLELTKTIDKPINRFKVLVKGKDKAGEFYRKSFAGMFAYVSNRIPEISDELYKIDDAMKAGFGWENGPFEIWDAIGVEKGIEMMKAEGLEPAAWVNDMLASGSSSFYSIKEGATFFYNIPTKSHPSDSELAKQTKVPGQDSFIILNNIRESKKVWSNSGAIIQDLGDGILNLEFQSKMNTIGGDVLAAINKAIDLSEKEYQGLVIGNQAANFSVGANIGMIFMMAVEQEYDELNMAIKMFQDTMMRVRYSGIPIVVAPHGMTFGGGCEMSLHADKVVAAAETYMGLVEFGVGVIPGGGGSKEMALRASDLFHKNDVELNVLQEYFLTIAMAKVSTSGYEAFDTGLLQQGKDIIVVNKDRQIAEAKKHALLMAEAGYTQPIRRSDVKVLGKQALGMFLVGTDQMEAGKYISEHDKKIANKLAYVMAGGDLSEPTLVTEQYLLDLEREAFLSLCTERKTLERIQFMLTKGKPLRN; from the coding sequence ATGAAACGCATAATTAAAAAAGTTGCGGTAATTGGATCCGGAATAATGGGTTCTGGAATTGCTTGCCATTTTGCAAACATTGGTGTTGAAGTTTTGCTTTTGGACATTGTTCCAAAAGAACTCACGGAAGCTGAAACTAAAAAAGGGCTGACTTTAGAAAATAAAATTGTCAGAAACAGATTGGTGAATGAGCATTTAACAAATTCTCTAAAATCGAAACCATCTCCTATTTACAATCAGAAATTTGCCAGCAGAATTACCACTGGAAATACAACTGATGACATGGCAAAAATTGCAGCTGTTGATTGGATTATTGAGGTTGTAGTGGAACGTTTGGACATCAAGAAAATGGTTTTTGAACAAATCGAAAAATTCAGAAAACCGGGAACTTTAGTAACTTCAAACACGTCTGGAATTCCGATTCACTTTATGAGTGAAGGAAGAAGCGACGATTTCCAGAAACATTTCTGCGGGACACACTTTTTTAACCCTGCGCGTTATTTAAAATTATTCGAAATCATTCCTGGCCCACAGACTTCAACAGAAGTATTGGACTTCCTTACTATATATGGAGAGAAATTCTTGGGTAAAACTTCGGTTGTTGCCAAAGATACTCCGGCGTTTATCGGGAATAGAGTTGGTATTTACGGTATTCAGAGTTTGTTTCATTTGGTAAAAGAATTGGGACTTACTATTGAAGAAGTAGATAAATTGACTGGTCCAGTTATTGGCCGCCCAAAATCGGCTACTTTCAGAACCGTTGACGTAGTTGGATTGGATACTTTGGTACACGTTGCCAATGGAATCTACGAAAACTGCCCGAATGACGAACAACACGAGTTGTTCAAATTACCAGATTTCGTCAACAAAATGATGGAAAACAAATGGCTGGGAAGCAAAACGGGTCAAGGTTTTTATAAAAAAGTAGACAAGGATATCCTTTCTTTGGATTTAGATACTTTAGAATACCGTCCGGCTAAAAGAGCTTCTTTTGCAACTTTAGAACTGACAAAAACGATAGATAAACCAATTAACCGTTTTAAAGTTCTGGTAAAAGGAAAAGACAAAGCAGGAGAATTCTACAGAAAAAGTTTTGCAGGAATGTTTGCTTATGTTTCGAACAGAATTCCTGAAATCTCAGACGAATTATACAAGATTGACGATGCTATGAAAGCCGGTTTTGGATGGGAAAATGGTCCTTTCGAAATTTGGGATGCTATTGGTGTCGAAAAAGGAATCGAAATGATGAAAGCGGAAGGTCTTGAGCCAGCTGCTTGGGTAAATGATATGTTGGCTTCTGGAAGTTCTAGTTTTTACTCTATAAAAGAAGGTGCTACTTTTTTCTACAATATCCCTACAAAATCACACCCGAGCGATAGCGAACTGGCGAAGCAAACTAAAGTTCCAGGTCAGGATTCATTTATCATCTTGAACAACATTCGCGAAAGCAAAAAAGTGTGGAGCAATAGCGGAGCAATCATACAAGATTTAGGAGACGGAATTTTGAATTTAGAATTCCAATCTAAAATGAATACGATTGGTGGCGATGTTTTGGCCGCTATCAATAAAGCGATTGACTTATCTGAAAAAGAATACCAAGGATTGGTTATTGGAAATCAAGCAGCGAATTTCTCTGTTGGTGCCAATATTGGAATGATATTCATGATGGCAGTCGAGCAAGAATACGATGAGTTGAATATGGCCATCAAAATGTTCCAAGATACCATGATGCGTGTACGTTACTCCGGAATCCCTATTGTAGTTGCTCCTCACGGAATGACTTTTGGAGGGGGTTGCGAAATGAGTTTACATGCTGATAAAGTAGTTGCCGCAGCCGAAACCTATATGGGATTAGTGGAGTTTGGTGTTGGAGTAATTCCAGGTGGTGGAGGTTCGAAAGAAATGGCATTGCGTGCATCCGATTTATTCCATAAAAATGACGTGGAGTTGAATGTGTTGCAAGAATATTTCTTGACAATTGCTATGGCAAAAGTGTCTACTTCTGGTTACGAAGCTTTTGATACCGGGCTTTTACAACAAGGAAAAGACATCATTGTGGTAAACAAAGACCGCCAGATTGCCGAAGCGAAGAAACACGCTTTACTTATGGCCGAAGCCGGTTATACACAACCAATACGCAGAAGCGACGTAAAAGTTCTTGGAAAACAAGCTCTTGGAATGTTCCTTGTAGGAACGGACCAGATGGAAGCCGGGAAATACATCTCGGAACACGACAAAAAAATTGCTAACAAACTAGCGTATGTAATGGCGGGTGGAGATTTATCAGAACCAACTTTAGTAACCGAACAATATTTATTGGATTTGGAACGTGAAGCTTTCTTGTCATTGTGTACGGAAAGAAAAACATTGGAAAGAATCCAATTTATGTTAACCAAAGGGAAACCGCTAAGAAACTAA
- a CDS encoding MarR family winged helix-turn-helix transcriptional regulator — protein MKDKTIDYILRATWQAVSRMYNEEASKYGATMATGFALLSMDKDKGTPSTALGPKMGMEATSLTRTLKSMEDKGLIIRKKNPYDGRGVLIYLTEFGKEKRELSKNTVLKFNETVKNHISEEKLQHFIEVAETINELIQDKNIFNQQENSNDDIAKIQNH, from the coding sequence ATGAAAGATAAAACAATAGATTATATTTTAAGAGCAACTTGGCAGGCAGTTTCAAGAATGTACAATGAAGAAGCATCTAAATATGGTGCAACCATGGCTACAGGTTTTGCATTGCTGAGTATGGATAAAGACAAAGGCACTCCCTCTACTGCTTTAGGTCCAAAAATGGGTATGGAAGCGACAAGTCTTACCAGAACCTTAAAATCGATGGAAGATAAAGGCTTAATTATCAGGAAGAAAAACCCTTATGACGGTCGCGGTGTATTGATTTACCTCACTGAATTTGGAAAAGAGAAAAGAGAATTGTCAAAAAACACCGTTTTGAAATTCAATGAAACTGTAAAAAACCACATTTCTGAGGAAAAATTGCAACATTTTATTGAAGTGGCTGAAACTATAAACGAATTAATTCAAGATAAAAATATATTTAATCAACAAGAAAACAGTAATGATGACATCGCTAAGATTCAAAACCATTAA
- a CDS encoding proline iminopeptidase-family hydrolase, whose amino-acid sequence MKLKALICSVISLFFFSNCQEKAKEDPIKANYLDFSKRDDQLTGGIKMIPIKTPKGTFKVWTKTVGNNPKIKVLLLHGGPGLTHELYECFDGYFPNESIEYIYYDQLGSYYSDQPKDNTLWTNERFVEEVEQVRIALGLDNSNFYLMGQSWGGILAMEYALKYQKNLKGLIISNMMASAQEYNAYAKDVLAPQMDPKILKQLQDIEKNNDFENPKYSELLFKYYYTEHILRKPLEEWPESINRCFKHINPDVYVFMQGHSEFGITGNASLKNWDVKARLKTLKVPTLSIGSKYDTMDPEHMKWIAHEVQNGRFLFCPNGSHLSQYDDPKNYFTGVITFLKDVDNGTFKKS is encoded by the coding sequence ATGAAACTAAAAGCTCTAATTTGTTCCGTAATAAGTTTATTCTTTTTTTCTAATTGTCAAGAAAAGGCAAAGGAAGATCCTATAAAAGCAAATTATTTAGATTTCTCGAAACGGGACGACCAGCTCACTGGCGGTATCAAAATGATTCCGATTAAAACACCAAAAGGAACTTTCAAAGTCTGGACAAAAACAGTTGGAAATAATCCAAAAATAAAAGTGTTGCTCCTTCATGGTGGCCCCGGATTGACACATGAACTGTATGAATGTTTTGATGGGTATTTCCCTAACGAAAGCATTGAATATATCTATTACGACCAGTTGGGCTCTTATTACAGCGACCAACCCAAAGACAACACTTTGTGGACTAATGAACGCTTTGTGGAGGAAGTCGAGCAAGTGCGGATTGCTTTGGGTTTAGACAATTCCAATTTTTACCTCATGGGACAATCTTGGGGCGGAATCCTAGCTATGGAATATGCATTGAAATATCAAAAAAACCTAAAAGGCTTGATAATCTCTAATATGATGGCGAGCGCTCAGGAATATAACGCCTACGCAAAAGATGTTCTGGCACCACAAATGGACCCTAAAATCCTAAAGCAGTTGCAGGATATCGAGAAAAACAATGATTTTGAAAATCCAAAATACAGCGAATTATTGTTCAAATATTACTACACAGAACACATTTTAAGAAAACCACTAGAAGAATGGCCGGAATCTATTAACCGATGTTTCAAACACATCAATCCTGATGTCTATGTATTTATGCAAGGCCACAGTGAATTTGGTATCACCGGAAATGCCTCCTTGAAAAATTGGGATGTCAAAGCCAGATTGAAAACCCTTAAGGTTCCTACGTTGAGTATTGGTTCTAAATACGACACAATGGATCCCGAACACATGAAATGGATTGCTCACGAAGTCCAAAACGGACGATTCTTATTTTGTCCTAACGGAAGCCATCTTTCACAATACGATGACCCTAAAAATTATTTCACAGGCGTGATTACGTTTTTAAAAGATGTGGATAATGGTACTTTTAAAAAATCTTAA
- a CDS encoding long-chain fatty acid--CoA ligase, translating to MTSITRLFDFPYYQQDKYTSISDALATKQNGIWIKTSTQEYIAKANAVSRALLKLGVQKDDKIAIISSNNRTEWNIMDIGALQTGAQTVPIYPTISEDDYEYILNHSGAIYCFVSDAEVLRKVNLIRDKAPSVKEVYSFNEIEGCKNWNDLLILGDDHSNQNEVEIRKNNVKTDDLATIIYTSGTTGKPKGVMLSHKNIVSNVLDSASRIPFEAGKTRALSFLPICHIFERMILYLYQYYGVSIYFGESIEMIGENIKEIKPNVITAVPRLLEKVYDKIYAKGTELTGIKKRLFFWAIDLGLIYEPYGKNGLWYEFQLKIARKLIFSKWKEGLGGNLDLMVSGSAALQTRLARIFAAAEIPVMEGYGLTETSPVISVNDMRNHGFKVGTVGKVIDNVEVLIAEDGEILCKGPNVMMGYYKDEKLTNEVITNGYFHTGDIGIFDEEGFLKITDRKKEMFKTSGGKYIAPQLIENTMKQSRFIEQIMVIGDGQKMPAAFIQPNFDFIKEWAVIHGIDAGKSNEEIISNEKVIARIQEEIDTLNEKFGNWEKIKRFELTPDIWSIEGGQLTPTLKLKRKIVMEKYIDLFHKIYG from the coding sequence ATGACTTCTATAACAAGACTTTTTGATTTCCCTTATTATCAGCAAGATAAATATACTTCAATTTCAGATGCTTTAGCAACAAAGCAAAACGGGATTTGGATAAAAACTTCTACACAAGAATATATTGCTAAAGCTAACGCAGTATCACGTGCATTGTTGAAATTAGGCGTACAAAAAGACGATAAAATTGCCATCATTTCCTCTAATAACAGAACGGAATGGAATATAATGGATATTGGTGCATTGCAGACAGGTGCACAAACAGTTCCTATATACCCTACCATCTCTGAAGATGATTATGAGTATATCTTAAATCATTCTGGTGCTATTTATTGTTTTGTATCCGATGCTGAAGTCCTTCGAAAAGTAAATTTAATTCGGGATAAAGCACCTTCTGTCAAAGAAGTTTATTCGTTCAACGAAATTGAAGGTTGTAAAAACTGGAATGATTTACTCATTCTTGGCGATGACCACAGCAATCAAAATGAAGTTGAGATCCGTAAAAATAACGTAAAAACCGATGATTTAGCGACTATTATTTATACGTCGGGAACAACTGGAAAACCAAAAGGCGTTATGCTTTCGCATAAGAATATTGTTTCAAATGTTTTGGACAGTGCCTCAAGAATTCCTTTTGAAGCAGGAAAAACTCGCGCTTTAAGCTTCCTTCCTATTTGCCATATTTTTGAAAGAATGATTTTGTATTTATACCAATATTATGGCGTTTCCATCTATTTTGGTGAGTCGATTGAAATGATTGGAGAAAACATTAAAGAAATAAAACCAAACGTAATTACAGCAGTTCCAAGACTGCTCGAGAAAGTGTATGATAAAATATACGCCAAAGGAACTGAATTAACCGGCATCAAAAAGAGACTATTCTTTTGGGCAATTGATTTAGGATTAATCTATGAACCCTATGGAAAAAATGGTTTATGGTATGAGTTCCAACTCAAAATTGCCCGAAAACTGATTTTTAGCAAATGGAAAGAAGGTTTGGGCGGAAACCTAGATTTGATGGTTTCTGGAAGTGCCGCTTTGCAAACCAGATTAGCCAGAATTTTTGCAGCCGCAGAAATCCCAGTAATGGAAGGATACGGATTGACAGAAACCTCACCGGTAATCTCTGTCAATGACATGAGGAATCACGGTTTCAAAGTAGGAACTGTGGGGAAAGTAATTGATAACGTAGAAGTACTAATTGCCGAAGATGGTGAAATCCTTTGTAAAGGACCTAACGTGATGATGGGATATTACAAAGATGAAAAATTGACCAACGAAGTAATTACAAACGGGTATTTCCACACGGGAGACATTGGAATATTTGATGAAGAGGGATTCTTGAAAATTACCGATCGTAAAAAAGAAATGTTCAAAACATCCGGAGGGAAATATATTGCGCCACAATTAATTGAGAATACAATGAAACAATCCCGTTTCATTGAACAAATAATGGTGATTGGTGACGGTCAAAAAATGCCGGCAGCATTTATCCAGCCAAATTTTGATTTCATTAAAGAATGGGCCGTAATTCATGGTATTGATGCGGGAAAAAGTAATGAAGAAATTATCTCAAATGAAAAAGTTATTGCAAGAATTCAGGAAGAGATTGATACTTTAAATGAAAAATTTGGCAATTGGGAGAAAATAAAACGTTTTGAATTGACCCCGGACATTTGGTCTATCGAAGGCGGACAATTAACTCCAACACTGAAACTGAAACGAAAAATCGTAATGGAGAAATATATCGATTTATTTCATAAAATATACGGTTAG